From a single Rhodococcus qingshengii JCM 15477 genomic region:
- a CDS encoding glycoside hydrolase family 25 protein, with protein sequence MAAAIAITAPGLAAADAPRGPDVSSWQHVDGTGIDWFQVKASGHEFAMVKATESLNYVNPYFIQDCLVMRAAGVSRGAYHYADVRQSPEAQAAFYSAIVLGINGPGDLPPVLDLEDAKGLPAGQVIDWTHRYLNTVQTLTGRQPIIYTYPNFWRTQMANTTEFNHYPLWIADYNGQNAPGPLPGGWSNWTFWQYTSTGRIPGITGNTDINVYSGAQGDFDRYANSVGFGSS encoded by the coding sequence ATGGCAGCTGCCATCGCGATCACGGCACCTGGCCTCGCCGCTGCCGACGCTCCCCGTGGCCCGGACGTCTCTTCGTGGCAACACGTGGACGGAACCGGAATCGACTGGTTCCAGGTCAAGGCGTCAGGGCACGAGTTCGCGATGGTCAAGGCCACCGAGTCGCTCAACTACGTCAATCCGTACTTCATCCAGGATTGCCTGGTCATGCGTGCTGCCGGCGTCTCGCGCGGGGCCTACCACTACGCAGACGTTCGCCAGTCCCCCGAAGCCCAGGCCGCCTTCTATTCGGCGATCGTCCTGGGTATCAACGGACCTGGTGACCTCCCGCCCGTTCTGGATCTCGAGGACGCGAAGGGACTGCCCGCCGGGCAGGTCATCGACTGGACTCATCGCTACTTGAATACAGTCCAGACACTCACCGGGCGGCAGCCCATCATTTACACGTATCCCAACTTCTGGCGTACTCAGATGGCCAACACCACCGAGTTCAACCACTACCCGCTGTGGATCGCCGATTACAACGGGCAGAACGCACCGGGGCCGCTACCCGGCGGTTGGTCCAACTGGACTTTCTGGCAGTACACCAGCACCGGACGCATCCCCGGAATCACCGGAAACACAGATATCAACGTCTACAGCGGAGCCCAGGGCGATTTCGATCGCTACGCCAACAGTGTGGGGTTCGGCAGCAGCTAG
- a CDS encoding cation transporter, with protein sequence MGTKEDSATRERMALRYSLVVATALAVLAAFWGWISQSQVILLDGVYALIGMVLTAISLRVSRIADSGPTARFPFGKEALIPVVIAVQGMALLATLAYAAVEAVRVILAGGADVTAGSLVAYGAVSAVVSIIIWRYVGQVDRTSDLLVAEARQWGASAAFSALVAVGAVVAMILGRTDFSDADRYVDSVLVLLGCAMLVPQPYALLRTALIELLEGAPGENVQARVHEAIAVVRDEFGLDEPTLTMSKVGRKLYVEATFMVAPHSWDIDGEDAVRRSFATSLADLPYEPWLNIELTTDPALML encoded by the coding sequence ATGGGCACCAAGGAAGACAGCGCTACCCGCGAACGCATGGCCCTGCGGTACTCGCTCGTGGTCGCAACGGCGTTGGCTGTGCTCGCCGCATTCTGGGGCTGGATCTCGCAGTCCCAGGTGATCCTGCTCGACGGTGTGTACGCCCTCATCGGAATGGTGTTGACGGCGATCTCACTGCGGGTCTCGCGGATAGCCGACTCGGGCCCCACCGCACGCTTCCCGTTCGGAAAGGAGGCATTGATCCCGGTCGTCATCGCTGTCCAGGGCATGGCACTACTGGCGACGCTCGCCTACGCCGCAGTCGAGGCAGTTCGTGTCATCCTCGCGGGCGGAGCCGACGTCACCGCGGGGTCTCTGGTGGCATACGGCGCTGTCAGCGCAGTGGTGTCGATCATCATCTGGCGCTACGTCGGACAAGTCGACCGCACATCTGATCTGCTCGTCGCCGAAGCCAGGCAATGGGGAGCGTCGGCTGCCTTCAGCGCGCTGGTCGCGGTCGGTGCTGTCGTCGCAATGATCCTGGGCCGCACCGATTTCTCCGACGCCGACCGATATGTCGACTCCGTCTTGGTCCTCCTCGGCTGCGCGATGCTGGTCCCGCAACCGTACGCACTTCTGCGAACCGCACTGATCGAACTCCTCGAAGGTGCTCCCGGCGAAAACGTTCAGGCCCGCGTGCACGAAGCCATCGCCGTCGTCCGCGACGAATTCGGCTTGGACGAACCGACTCTCACCATGAGCAAGGTGGGTCGCAAGCTGTATGTCGAAGCGACGTTCATGGTCGCGCCACACAGCTGGGACATCGACGGTGAAGACGCAGTACGACGCTCGTTCGCCACCAGCCTCGCCGATCTCCCCTACGAACCGTGGCTGAACATCGAACTGACTACAGATCCGGCGCTGATGCTCTAG
- a CDS encoding haloacid dehalogenase type II: MREKIKALLFDVQGTATDFHSTLCREARRITDADVDWPRFVNLWRAEYFANTSEADDSTGEWVTVHSVYREALRKLLARESIELSDAEQEELTTAWKFLDPWPDTVAGLTTLRQQYTIAALSNADVNAAVSISRHGNLPWHAVFTAEMAGVFKPDPKIYHLAARYLGYDPAEIMMVASHKYDIRAAKALGFRTAFIARPLEFGARGNPDVSFSDEFDINAEDFLDLAAQLVH; this comes from the coding sequence GTGCGCGAGAAGATCAAAGCACTGCTGTTCGACGTCCAGGGCACAGCGACCGATTTTCACAGCACACTGTGCCGAGAGGCCCGTCGAATCACCGACGCCGACGTGGACTGGCCAAGATTCGTCAATCTCTGGCGCGCTGAGTACTTCGCGAACACCTCCGAGGCCGACGACTCCACAGGCGAATGGGTGACAGTACATTCGGTGTACCGCGAGGCTCTGCGCAAGCTGTTGGCCCGCGAGAGCATCGAACTTTCCGATGCCGAACAGGAAGAACTCACCACCGCCTGGAAATTCCTGGACCCGTGGCCCGACACTGTCGCCGGCCTGACAACCCTGCGCCAGCAGTACACAATCGCTGCCTTGTCCAACGCCGACGTGAATGCCGCAGTCAGCATCTCCCGGCACGGAAATCTGCCATGGCATGCCGTCTTCACTGCCGAAATGGCCGGCGTCTTCAAACCAGATCCGAAGATCTACCACCTGGCCGCTCGATATCTCGGGTACGACCCGGCCGAGATCATGATGGTTGCCAGTCACAAATACGACATCCGGGCGGCCAAAGCTCTCGGATTCCGCACAGCCTTCATAGCTCGACCACTCGAATTCGGAGCCAGGGGCAATCCCGATGTGTCCTTCTCCGACGAGTTCGACATCAACGCCGAGGACTTTCTCGATCTGGCAGCGCAATTGGTCCACTGA
- the ggh gene encoding glucosylglycerate hydrolase — translation MADRGFTPTQLAARAAYLLRGNDLGTMTSAAPKLYPHMWSWDAAFVAVGLAPLSVERAVVELDTLLSAQWKNGMIPHIVFANGVDGYFPGPTRWDVNALAAHAPLGTATSGITQPPVHAIAVQRILDHSRRHGRTTRAVAEEFLDRRWSDLVRWHRWLAEARDLDGNGRIALYHGWESGMDNSPRWDLAYANVVAGQVPAYQRADLAVVTDLSQRPTDNEYDRYLWLLEEMKAVRYEDSQLATAMSFAVEDVFVSAVFSMACDVLATIGEEHSRPNSDVRDLRGWADRFRQGVIATTDERSGAAKDFDLRTGRWVHTETIAMFAPLLCGGLSRDAERALLRTFEGPKFCGHPDMRFAVPPSTSPVSGDFRPREYWRGPVWPVITWLFSWAFARRGWAERSHVLRSEGLRQASDGSFAEYYEPFTGEPLGSMQQSWTAAAVLDWLG, via the coding sequence ATGGCCGACCGCGGATTTACCCCGACTCAGCTCGCCGCCCGAGCTGCCTACTTGCTGCGCGGAAACGACCTGGGCACGATGACCAGCGCTGCCCCGAAGCTGTATCCCCACATGTGGAGCTGGGACGCCGCGTTCGTGGCGGTAGGTCTGGCGCCGCTCAGCGTCGAACGGGCGGTAGTAGAGCTCGATACCTTGCTCTCGGCTCAGTGGAAGAACGGAATGATTCCGCACATCGTGTTCGCGAACGGTGTCGACGGCTACTTCCCCGGCCCGACGCGGTGGGATGTCAATGCGTTGGCAGCGCATGCTCCTTTGGGTACCGCTACATCGGGAATCACCCAACCCCCCGTTCACGCGATCGCGGTGCAGCGGATTCTCGATCATTCGCGTCGGCACGGACGTACGACGCGTGCGGTCGCGGAAGAGTTCCTCGACCGGCGCTGGAGCGATCTGGTTCGGTGGCACCGGTGGTTGGCGGAGGCCCGCGATCTCGACGGCAACGGCCGTATCGCGCTCTATCACGGGTGGGAATCTGGGATGGACAACTCTCCGCGGTGGGATCTGGCGTACGCGAATGTTGTTGCGGGACAAGTTCCTGCGTATCAGCGTGCTGATCTCGCTGTGGTGACGGACCTGTCTCAGCGGCCCACGGATAACGAATACGACCGCTACCTTTGGCTTCTCGAAGAGATGAAGGCCGTGCGGTACGAGGATTCTCAACTCGCCACTGCCATGAGTTTTGCCGTCGAGGACGTGTTTGTCAGTGCGGTTTTCTCGATGGCATGCGACGTCTTGGCAACTATCGGTGAGGAGCATTCGCGGCCGAACTCCGACGTCCGTGATCTGCGCGGTTGGGCAGATCGATTCCGGCAGGGCGTGATTGCCACCACCGATGAACGATCAGGTGCAGCAAAGGATTTCGATCTTCGCACCGGGCGATGGGTTCATACCGAGACCATCGCGATGTTTGCGCCGTTGCTGTGCGGCGGCCTGAGCCGCGATGCCGAGCGCGCTCTGTTGCGCACTTTCGAGGGGCCCAAATTCTGTGGTCACCCGGACATGCGGTTTGCTGTCCCACCGTCGACGTCTCCGGTTTCCGGCGATTTCCGCCCGCGGGAGTATTGGCGTGGCCCGGTGTGGCCGGTGATCACGTGGTTGTTCTCGTGGGCGTTCGCGCGTCGGGGGTGGGCCGAGAGATCGCACGTGTTGCGTTCGGAGGGTTTGCGGCAGGCCAGCGATGGCAGTTTTGCCGAATACTACGAGCCTTTCACCGGTGAGCCGCTGGGCAGTATGCAACAGTCGTGGACCGCTGCGGCTGTTCTCGATTGGCTCGGTTGA
- a CDS encoding HNH endonuclease signature motif containing protein, which translates to MTINITDDAVTDVVNNSAVGVRGRLWRLHPSDVREIAITASAEILRLEAIRVAAVDTLTLNPDEQVLCYRGTGQWLANHTMLQISTGRRIAALGKALRSFPEIEDQFDAGDLTFEHAALIVAFCESPPKAMPDAALPYCRDTLLAAASGTEATTVKLRYAISVLEHMFESDDPPPSEDTDRNELRISPTLNGRVAVRGDFDGVTGEMLLSALSNLSMPTPAEDGTPDKRPAATRNADAMAELIRRYLDNAATGIDGGQRPHLNVHINAKDLAHHRECATTGDGSTPAPSEDDDPGMLDLDFRDLDKQDLDVGHMPWMGPLSVGRTRMIACDCMLSSVLLDGNGAPLDVTPLKRLVTAAQRTALIARDKGCAFPGCDCVPAWTDAHHIKHWAKGGPTVMDNLVLLCRTHHTLMHRKPGFTGKWEIRMGTDHLPWFIPPPGIDPDRKPRRSTTRI; encoded by the coding sequence ATGACGATCAACATCACCGACGATGCCGTCACCGACGTGGTCAACAACTCCGCCGTGGGTGTGCGCGGACGATTGTGGCGGCTTCACCCCAGCGACGTCCGCGAGATCGCCATCACCGCGTCAGCGGAAATCCTTCGCCTGGAAGCCATTCGAGTGGCCGCTGTCGACACCCTGACGTTGAACCCGGACGAACAAGTACTCTGCTACCGCGGCACCGGACAATGGCTCGCGAACCACACCATGCTGCAGATCTCCACCGGCAGAAGAATCGCAGCCCTGGGCAAAGCGCTACGGTCGTTTCCCGAGATCGAAGACCAATTCGATGCCGGTGACCTCACTTTCGAGCACGCAGCACTGATCGTGGCGTTCTGCGAATCCCCACCCAAGGCAATGCCCGACGCCGCACTACCGTACTGCCGCGACACACTCCTCGCCGCAGCATCCGGAACCGAAGCAACCACCGTCAAACTGCGCTACGCCATCAGCGTCCTCGAGCACATGTTCGAATCCGACGACCCACCACCAAGCGAAGACACCGACCGCAACGAACTGCGCATCTCCCCCACCCTCAACGGAAGAGTCGCCGTCCGAGGCGATTTCGACGGAGTGACCGGCGAAATGCTTCTCTCCGCCCTCTCCAACCTCTCCATGCCCACCCCCGCCGAAGACGGCACACCCGACAAACGACCCGCCGCCACACGCAACGCAGACGCCATGGCAGAACTCATCCGGCGCTACCTCGACAACGCTGCCACCGGCATCGACGGCGGCCAACGCCCACACCTGAACGTGCACATCAACGCCAAAGACCTGGCCCACCACCGTGAATGCGCCACAACGGGTGATGGCTCAACACCTGCCCCGTCCGAGGACGACGATCCCGGCATGCTCGATCTCGACTTTCGCGATCTCGACAAACAAGATCTCGATGTCGGCCACATGCCCTGGATGGGACCACTGAGCGTCGGCCGCACCCGCATGATCGCCTGCGACTGCATGCTCTCCAGCGTCCTCCTCGACGGAAACGGTGCCCCACTCGATGTCACCCCACTCAAAAGGCTTGTCACCGCGGCACAACGAACCGCACTGATCGCCCGCGACAAAGGATGCGCCTTCCCCGGCTGCGACTGCGTCCCCGCCTGGACCGACGCCCACCACATCAAACACTGGGCCAAAGGAGGACCAACCGTCATGGACAACCTGGTCCTGCTCTGCCGAACCCACCACACCCTGATGCACCGAAAACCCGGATTCACCGGCAAATGGGAAATCCGAATGGGCACCGATCACCTGCCCTGGTTCATCCCACCACCGGGCATCGACCCCGACCGGAAACCCCGCCGCTCCACCACGCGGATCTGA
- a CDS encoding PHP domain-containing protein produces MEPDEALREIAYWLERSRAETHRVKAYRRAAEVFSGLSDEQKESRRKADSWKALTGIGPKTATIIAQSYDGIPEYLEELRGQAEPIGDSPLRQALRGDLHTHSDWSDGGSPIEEMMRRAAALGHDYCALTDHSPRLTVANGLSAERLRSQLDVIAGLNAELAPFRILTGIEVDILEDGSLDQDPDLLDELDIVVASVHSKLRSEREAMTRRMLAAVRNPRVDILGHCTGRLVEGARGTRPESQFDAEKVFEACRESGTAVEINSRPERRDPPSRLIELARDLDCLFSIDTDAHAPGQLAWQGYGCDRAEKCGVEADRVINTWTAEDLLEWAGN; encoded by the coding sequence ATGGAACCGGATGAAGCGCTTCGGGAGATCGCCTACTGGCTCGAACGATCACGCGCTGAAACGCACCGCGTCAAGGCCTATCGCCGAGCTGCGGAGGTCTTTTCAGGATTGTCCGACGAGCAGAAGGAGTCTCGCCGGAAAGCCGACAGTTGGAAGGCCCTCACCGGCATCGGGCCGAAGACTGCCACGATTATCGCTCAGTCGTACGACGGCATCCCCGAGTATCTCGAGGAACTGCGGGGGCAGGCTGAGCCCATCGGCGACAGCCCATTGCGACAAGCGCTGCGCGGCGACCTCCACACCCACTCCGACTGGTCCGATGGTGGAAGCCCCATCGAAGAAATGATGCGACGCGCAGCAGCACTCGGCCATGACTACTGCGCCCTCACCGACCATTCGCCTCGCCTCACAGTTGCCAACGGGTTGTCCGCGGAGCGCCTACGGTCTCAACTCGACGTGATAGCCGGGTTGAATGCCGAACTGGCGCCCTTCCGCATTCTCACGGGAATCGAGGTGGACATCCTCGAGGACGGTTCACTCGACCAGGATCCCGATCTGCTCGACGAACTCGACATCGTGGTGGCGAGCGTCCACTCCAAGCTGCGGTCCGAGCGTGAGGCGATGACCCGCAGAATGCTTGCTGCAGTGCGAAACCCGCGTGTCGATATTCTCGGACACTGCACCGGGCGTCTTGTCGAGGGTGCTCGCGGAACCCGGCCCGAGTCGCAGTTCGACGCGGAGAAAGTGTTCGAGGCCTGCCGCGAATCAGGCACAGCCGTTGAGATCAATTCCCGACCGGAGCGTCGTGACCCGCCTTCGCGTTTGATCGAGTTGGCCCGCGATCTCGATTGTCTTTTCTCCATCGACACTGACGCCCATGCCCCCGGTCAGCTGGCTTGGCAGGGCTACGGCTGTGACCGGGCCGAAAAGTGCGGCGTCGAAGCCGATCGGGTGATCAATACCTGGACCGCCGAAGATCTTTTGGAGTGGGCGGGCAATTGA